A window of Castor canadensis chromosome 10, mCasCan1.hap1v2, whole genome shotgun sequence contains these coding sequences:
- the Zic2 gene encoding zinc finger protein ZIC 2 isoform X2, producing the protein MLLDAGPQFPAIGVGSFARHHHHSAAAAAAAAAEMQDRELSLAAAQNGFVDSAAAHMGAFKLNPGAHELSPGQSSAFTSQGPGAYPGSAAAAAAAAALGPHAAHVGSYSGPPFNSTRDFLFRSRGFGDSAPGGGQHGLFGPGAGGLHHAHSDAQGHLLFPGLPEQHGPHGSQNVLNGQMRLGLPGEVFGRSEQYRQVASPRTDPYSAAQLHNQYGPMNMNMGMNMAAAAAHHHHHHHHPGAFFRYMRQQCIKQELICKWIDPEQLSNPKKSCNKTFSTMHELVTHVSVEHVGGPEQSNHVCFWEECPREGKPFKAKYKLVNHIRVHTGEKPFPCPFPGCGKVFARSENLKIHKRTHTGEKPFQCEFEGCDRRFANSSDRKKHMHVHTSDKPYLCKMCDKSYTHPSSLRKHMKSPLVPPPGFCLAGP; encoded by the exons ATGCTTCTGGACGCGGGTCCGCAGTTCCCGGCCATCGGGGTGGGCAGCTTCGCGCGCCACCATCATCATTCGGCCGCCGCCGCGGCGGCGGCAGCCGCCGAGATGCAAGACCGTGAACTGAGCCTGGCGGCAGCACAGAACGGCTTCGTGGACTCGGCCGCTGCGCACATGGGAGCCTTCAAGCTCAACCCAGGCGCGCACGAACTGTCCCCCGGCCAGAGCTCGGCATTTACGTCGCAGGGCCCCGGTGCTTACCCTGGCTCCGCTGCGGcggctgctgccgccgccgcgcTCGGGCCCCACGCCGCTCATGTTGGCTCCTACTCCGGGCCTCCCTTTAACTCCACCCGGGACTTCCTGTTCCGCAGCCGCGGCTTCGGGGACTCGGCACCGGGCGGCGGGCAGCACGGGCTCTTCGGACCTGGCGCAGGCGGCCTTCACCATGCGCACTCGGACGCGCAGGGCCATCTCCTGTTCCCTGGCCTCCCGGAGCAGCATGGGCCGCACGGCTCGCAGAACGTGCTCAACGGGCAGATGCGCCTCGGGCTGCCGGGCGAGGTGTTCGGGCGCTCGGAGCAATACCGCCAAGTGGCCAGCCCGCGGACTGACCCCTACTCCGCGGCTCAACTCCACAACCAGTATGGCCCCATGAATATGAACATGGGTATGAACATGGCAGCGGCCGCggcccaccaccaccaccatcaccaccaccccgGTGCCTTTTTCCGCTACATGCGGCAGCAATGCATCAAGCAGGAGCTCATCTGCAAGTGGATCGACCCCGAGCAGCTGAGCAACCCCAAGAAGAGCTGCAACAAAACTTTCAGCACCATGCACGAGCTGGTGACCCACGTCTCAGTGGAGCATGTCGGCGGCCCGGAGCAGAGCAACCACGTCTGCTTCTGGGAGGAGTGTCCGCGCGAGGGCAAGCCCTTCAAGGCCAAATACAAACTGGTCAACCACATCCGCGTCCACACAGGCGAGAAACCCTTCCCCTGCCCGTTCCCAGGCTGCGGCAAGGTTTTCGCGCGCTCCGAGAACCTCAAGATTCACAAAAGGACCCACACAG GGGAGAAGCCCTTCCAGTGTGAGTTCGAGGGCTGCGACCGGCGCTTCGCCAACAGCAGCGACAGGAAGAAGCACATGCACGTCCACACCTCCGATAAGCCCTATCTCTGCAAGATGTGCGACAAGTCTTACACTCACCCCAGTTCTCTGCGGAAGCACATGAAG TCCCCTCTGGTCCCCCCTCCCGGCTTTTGTCTTGCAGGTCCATGA
- the Zic5 gene encoding zinc finger protein ZIC 5, with protein sequence MMEPPLSKRNPPALRLGDLATAQAQPLQNMTGFPVLTGPPAHSQLRAAAAHLHPRDLGVDPVVAVTPLGPEHMAQASTQGLSPPSQALPVQPEAPAAASRTAASAAHPGAITYPGGGGSSGAQPSAPPPPAPPLPPSPSPPPPPPPPPPALSGYTTTNSGGGGSSGKGHSRDFVLRRDLSATAPAAAMHGAPLGGEQRPGTSSPQHPAPPPHSASMFISASGTYAGPDGGGGPALFPALHDSPGAPGGHPHPLNGQMRLGLAAAAAAAAAELYGRAEPPFAPRSGDAHYGAVAAAAAAALHGYGAVNLNLNLAAAAAAAAAGPGPHLQHHVPPPAPPPASAQHPHQHHPHLPGAAGAFLRYMRQPIKQELICKWIDPDELAGQPPPPPPPPAGGAKPCSKTFGTMHELVNHVTVEHVGGPEQSSHVCFWEDCPREGKPFKAKYKLINHIRVHTGEKPFPCPFPGCGKVFARSENLKIHKRTHTGEKPFKCEFDGCDRKFANSSDRKKHSHVHTSDKPYYCKIRGCDKSYTHPSSLRKHMKIHCKSPPPSPGALGYSSVGTPVGDPLSPVLDPARSRSSTLSPQVTNLNEWYVCQATGAPSHLHTPSSNGTTSESEDEEMYGNPEVVRTIH encoded by the exons ATGATGGAGCCCCCTTTGAGCAAGAGGAACCCGCCAGCGCTGAGATTAGGGGATTTGGCAACGGCTCAGGCCCAACCGCTTCAGAATATGACAGGCTTCCCGGTGCTGACCGGCCCGCCCGCCCACTCCCAACTCCGTGCCGCTGCTGCGCACCTCCACCCGCGGGACCTGGGCGTTGACCCCGTCGTGGCCGTCACTCCGCTCGGACCCGAGCACATGGCCCAGGCGAGCACGCAGGGCCTCAGCCCTCCCTCCCAGGCGCTCCCAGTGCAGCCTGAGGCTCCAGCGGCTGCGTCCCGCACAGCAGCCTCAGCCGCGCACCCAGGCGCCATCACCTACCCGGGTGGCGGGGGCAGCAGTGGCGCGCAGCCCTCCGcgcccccgcccccagcccctcctcttcctccctccccttcacCCCCTCCGCCTCCCccgcctcctcctcctgccctctcGGGctacaccaccaccaacagtggcggcggcggcagcagcggcaAAGGCCACAGCAGGGACTTCGTCCTCCGGAGGGACCTTTCCGCCACGGCCCCCGCGGCGGCCATGCACGGGGCCCCGCTCGGAGGGGAGCAGCGGCCCGGCACCAGCTCCCCCCAGCACCCGGCCCCGCCTCCCCACTCGGCCAGCATGTTCATCTCCGCCAGCGGCACCTACGCGGGCCCGGACGGCGGTGGTGGCCCGGCGCTCTTCCCGGCTCTTCACGACTCTCCGGGGGCTCCTGGCGGCCACCCACACCCGCTCAACGGCCAGATGCGCCTGGGCTTGGCAGCGGCGGCGGCAGCCGCGGCGGCCGAGCTGTACGGCCGCGCCGAGCCGCCCTTCGCTCCGCGCTCGGGGGACGCGCACTACGGGGCGGTGGCGGCCGCTGCAGCCGCCGCCCTGCACGGTTACGGAGCCGTGAACTTAAACCTGAACCTCGCTGCCGCAGCGGCTGCAGCGGCCGCAGGGCCTGGGCCCCACCTGCAGCACCACGTGCCGCCCCCGGCACCGCCACCAGCGTCCGCGCAGCACCCGCACCAGcaccacccccacctcccaggGGCGGCCGGGGCCTTCCTGCGCTATATGCGGCAGCCAATCAAGCAGGAACTCATCTGCAAGTGGATCGACCCCGACGAGCTGGCCGGGCAgccaccgccgccgccaccgcccccGGCCGGCGGTGCCAAGCCCTGCTCCAAAACTTTCGGCACCATGCACGAGCTAGTGAACCACGTCACGGTGGAGCACGTGGGCGGCCCGGAGCAAAGCAGCCACGTCTGCTTTTGGGAGGACTGTCCACGCGAGGGCAAGCCCTTTAAGGCCAAATACAAGCTTATCAACCACATCCGCGTCCACACAGGCGAGAAGCCCTTCCCCTGCCCGTTCCCGGGCTGCGGCAAGGTCTTCGCGCGCTCCGAGAACCTCAAGATCCACAAGCGCACTCATACAG GGGAAAAGCCTTTCAAATGTGAATTTGATGGCTGTGACAGGAAGTTTGCCAATAGCAGCGATCGAAAGAAACACTCCCACGTCCACACCAGTGACAAGCCCTACTACTGTAAGATTCGAGGCTGCGACAAATCCTACACTCACCCAAGTTCTCTGAGGAAGCACATGAAGATTCACTGCAAGTCCCCCCCACCTTCTCCAGGAGCCCTTGGTTACTCATCAGTGGGGACTCCGGTGGGTGACCCCTTATCCCCTGTGCTGGACCCAGCCAGGAGTCGATCCAGCACTCTGTCCCCTCAGGTGACCAACCTCAATGAGTGGTACGTTTGCCAGGCTACTGGGGCCCCCAGCCACCTCCACACACCTTCCAGCAATGGAACCACCTCCGAGTCTGAAGATGAGGAAATGTATGGAAACCCAGAAGTTGTGCGGACGATACATTAg
- the Zic2 gene encoding zinc finger protein ZIC 2 isoform X1, with translation MLLDAGPQFPAIGVGSFARHHHHSAAAAAAAAAEMQDRELSLAAAQNGFVDSAAAHMGAFKLNPGAHELSPGQSSAFTSQGPGAYPGSAAAAAAAAALGPHAAHVGSYSGPPFNSTRDFLFRSRGFGDSAPGGGQHGLFGPGAGGLHHAHSDAQGHLLFPGLPEQHGPHGSQNVLNGQMRLGLPGEVFGRSEQYRQVASPRTDPYSAAQLHNQYGPMNMNMGMNMAAAAAHHHHHHHHPGAFFRYMRQQCIKQELICKWIDPEQLSNPKKSCNKTFSTMHELVTHVSVEHVGGPEQSNHVCFWEECPREGKPFKAKYKLVNHIRVHTGEKPFPCPFPGCGKVFARSENLKIHKRTHTGEKPFQCEFEGCDRRFANSSDRKKHMHVHTSDKPYLCKMCDKSYTHPSSLRKHMKVHESSPQGSESSPAASSGYESSTPPGLVSPSAEPQSSSNLSPAAAAAAAAAAAAAAAVSAVHRGGGSGSAGSGGGSGGGSGGGGGGAGGGGGGSSGGGSGTAGGHSGLSSNFNEWYV, from the exons ATGCTTCTGGACGCGGGTCCGCAGTTCCCGGCCATCGGGGTGGGCAGCTTCGCGCGCCACCATCATCATTCGGCCGCCGCCGCGGCGGCGGCAGCCGCCGAGATGCAAGACCGTGAACTGAGCCTGGCGGCAGCACAGAACGGCTTCGTGGACTCGGCCGCTGCGCACATGGGAGCCTTCAAGCTCAACCCAGGCGCGCACGAACTGTCCCCCGGCCAGAGCTCGGCATTTACGTCGCAGGGCCCCGGTGCTTACCCTGGCTCCGCTGCGGcggctgctgccgccgccgcgcTCGGGCCCCACGCCGCTCATGTTGGCTCCTACTCCGGGCCTCCCTTTAACTCCACCCGGGACTTCCTGTTCCGCAGCCGCGGCTTCGGGGACTCGGCACCGGGCGGCGGGCAGCACGGGCTCTTCGGACCTGGCGCAGGCGGCCTTCACCATGCGCACTCGGACGCGCAGGGCCATCTCCTGTTCCCTGGCCTCCCGGAGCAGCATGGGCCGCACGGCTCGCAGAACGTGCTCAACGGGCAGATGCGCCTCGGGCTGCCGGGCGAGGTGTTCGGGCGCTCGGAGCAATACCGCCAAGTGGCCAGCCCGCGGACTGACCCCTACTCCGCGGCTCAACTCCACAACCAGTATGGCCCCATGAATATGAACATGGGTATGAACATGGCAGCGGCCGCggcccaccaccaccaccatcaccaccaccccgGTGCCTTTTTCCGCTACATGCGGCAGCAATGCATCAAGCAGGAGCTCATCTGCAAGTGGATCGACCCCGAGCAGCTGAGCAACCCCAAGAAGAGCTGCAACAAAACTTTCAGCACCATGCACGAGCTGGTGACCCACGTCTCAGTGGAGCATGTCGGCGGCCCGGAGCAGAGCAACCACGTCTGCTTCTGGGAGGAGTGTCCGCGCGAGGGCAAGCCCTTCAAGGCCAAATACAAACTGGTCAACCACATCCGCGTCCACACAGGCGAGAAACCCTTCCCCTGCCCGTTCCCAGGCTGCGGCAAGGTTTTCGCGCGCTCCGAGAACCTCAAGATTCACAAAAGGACCCACACAG GGGAGAAGCCCTTCCAGTGTGAGTTCGAGGGCTGCGACCGGCGCTTCGCCAACAGCAGCGACAGGAAGAAGCACATGCACGTCCACACCTCCGATAAGCCCTATCTCTGCAAGATGTGCGACAAGTCTTACACTCACCCCAGTTCTCTGCGGAAGCACATGAAG GTCCATGAGTCCTCCCCTCAGGGCTCCGAGTCCTCCCCGGCCGCCAGCTCGGGCTACGAGTCCTCCACTCCCCCGGGGCTGGTGTCCCCCAGCGCTGAGCCCCAGAGCAGCTCCAACCTGtccccggcggcggcggcggcggcggcagcagcagcggcggcggcggccgcggTGTCCGCAGTGCACCGGGGCGGAGGCTCCGGCAGCGCCGGCTCCGGAGGCGGCTCGGGCGGAGGCAgcggcgggggcggcggcggggcgggcggcgggggcggcggcAGCTCTGGCGGGGGCAGCGGGACAGCTGGAGGCCACAGCGGCCTCTCCTCCAACTTCAATGAATGGTACGTGTGA